The stretch of DNA GAACGGTATTGGGATCATGTTGCCCTACTCGTGCCAGTTTCAGGTAAGGATCGTTATTTTGTACCTGACCAGAAACTGCTTTTAACACACTGTTTAAATGGACATTCTCAATATCAATCACCAAACGATTGGGATTGGATAACGCAAACTGCTTATATTTTAATGGAACCGTCGATTCCAGCGTTACCCGCGTATAGGTCGAAGAAGGCCATACGCGCACAGCAACAACGCTGGCCGCAGAGGCAGCAATGCCAACGCCACTTACACTCAATAACCACGTCGCAGCGGCTCCCTGCAACAAACGGCGGCGTAAATAATTGGGCTTAGAGCTAGACATGATTCTCCGAAATAAAACAAACGACTGTTGTACCGATAAAATAAAGCTGGCGTAAAACTCTACCGAAGTGAAGCTGCTCTGTCACGTTTTACATGCGTGTTATCTGCTTGTGAGCATAACTTTGATATGAAAATACGTGAAAATAAGCACATAATGCTTAAACTCGCCGAAGACTAATCAATTTTATTCAGTTCGTCTATTGAATAATCACTCACTAAATCGCTTTTGACTGAATTTTCTACTTGCCAGAACACACCAAATAGAATAAAAATACAAAAATTACGAATTATTATGCATTGAGGTTAATCATGAAGGAGCGCAGTACTGAATTGGTTGAAGGCTTTCGCCATTCGGTTCCTTACATAAATGCCCACCGAGGGAAGACCTTTGTCATCATGTTAGGTGGCGAGGCCATTGAGCATGATAATTTTGGCAATATCATCAGTGATATCGGTTTGCTCCATAGTCTGGGGATTCAACTGGTGGTGGTCTATGGTGCCCGTCCGCAAATCGATGCCAACCTGGCGGTACACAATAAACCTTCGGTTTATCACAAACACACCAGAGTAACCGATGCAGAATCACTGGAGCTGGTAAAACAGGCCGCCGGCCGTCTTCAGTTAGATATCACTGCTCGCCTTTCTATGAGTCTGAATAATACTCCATTACAGGGTGCCCATATCAACGTCGTCAGCGGTAATTTTGTTATCTCCCAACCGTTAGGTGTAGATGATGGTATCGACTACTGCCATAGCGGACGCATACGCCGGATTGATGAAGAAGCTATTCAGCGCCAGTTAAGCAGTGGTGCTATCGTCCTGTTGGGACCCGTCGCGGTTTCTGTTACCGGAGAGAGTTTCAATCTCACTTCAGAAGAAGTGGCAACTCAGCTGGCCATCAAACTGAAAGCTGAGAAAATGATTGGTTTCTGCTCTTCCCAAGGGGTGGAAGACGAAAAGGGAAAAATCCTACCGGAACTGTTCCCTAATGATGCACAAACCTATCTGGATCAGCACGAATCCCAAGGGGATTACAACTCTGGGACCGTACGCTTCCTGCGGGGTGCCATCAAAGCCTGTCGTAGCGGCGTTCGCCGTTGCCACCTGATTAGCTATCAGGAAAGTGGTGCGTTGCTACAGGAGTTATTCTCTCGCGACGGTATTGGTACGCAAATCGTTATGGAGAGTGCGGAACAAGTGCGCCGGGCGACCATTCGCGATATTGGCGGTATTTTGGAGCTGATCCGCCCACTGGAACAACAAGGCATATTAGTTCGCCGCTCAAGAGAACAGTTAGAGATGGAAATCGATAAATTTACTATCATTGAACGGGATAATATGACCATTGCCTGTGCAGCGCTCTACCCTTTCCCGGAAGAGAAAATTGGAGAAATGGCCTGCGTTGCCGTTCATCCCAACTACCGCAGTTCATTACGCGGTGAAATATTGCTGGAGAAAATCAGCGGGCAAGCGCGCCTTATGGGGCTGGAAAAACTGTTTGTGCTTACAACCCACAGTATTCACTGGTTCCAGGAACGTGGGTTTATGCCAGCTGATATTGATGTTCTACCGATGAAAAAGCAGGCTTTATATAATTACCAGCGGCGATCTAAAATTTTGGTTACGCCAGTTTAAGTTTTGGTGGTTCTGTTTAGCTTTCCCCGATGGTCTGAAGCCATCGAGGAAAGCTTTTCATATTGCTGGCAAACTTATCTATTTCAATTTCAGTGAACATTCTGGCCGAAAGGACCACATGTCTGTTTCAGAATACATCCACTACACTTTTTATATAACCAATCAAACATTCATTTGATAATAATACTCATTTACATTGATGCTACACACCCATCTCAGGTACACTCTGCATAGTAACAAAGCTATCCCTCTGATTATCCTGACGAATAGAAAGGTTATATAATGAAAAAATCTTATCTCTGTTGGCTACTGCTACGCTAGCGGGCTGTGACCAGAAATCATCAACCAGTGATGCTATAACACCAGCGACTACTCAAGCTCCTGTGCAACCAATCGTTGAGCCAGAAACCAATACCATTAAGGTCGATCATCCACAGGGAACGACTGAAGTGCATAAAAATCCAAATAATGTTGTGACTTTTGATTTTGGTACGTTGGACACTTTAGATGCGTTGGGTGTAACTTCAATTCGTGCTCTGCCAACCAAAAGTATCCCGTCTTATTTGTCGAAGTATGCCAACAACAGCATGATTAATGCCGGTAATATGAAGCAGCCGGACCTGGAAGCTATTAAACAATTAAGTCCTGAACTGATTATTATCACTGGCCGTCAGGGAAAATCTTATGAATCGTTAAACCAAATAGCACCCACCCTGAACTTAAGCCTCAACAATAAACTCTATCTGGACTCATTTAAGAAAAATGTCCTGACCCTTGGGCAAATCTTTGGCAAAACTGAACAGGCAGAAAATGGCCTGGCTGTACTGGATAAGAAAATAGCTGAGTCCAGAAAGAAAGCCGAAGCCTCTGGTCAAAGTGCAATCGTGCTGGTGCACTACAATGGTAAACTTTCTGCTTCGGCGACTAATGGCTATGCCACCATTATTCATCAAGTGCTGGGGATTAAAAAAGCGGATATTAATCTGGGAGAAGAGCGCCAGGCCGGTACTCCGGATTACTTGCTGGAAAAAAATCCTGACATCATCTTTATTGTCGACCGCAATGAAGCTATTGGCGAAGGTAAAATAGACCGTAGCCTGATGGAAGATGAGAAAATTAAGCAAACTAATGCGTTTCGTAAAGGCAAAATTGTCTACCTTAAACCTGACTTATGGTATCTGTCCGGCGGTGGACTGGAGAGTTTAAGTTTACAAATAGACGAAGTGAATACTGCGATTCAATAATATTCACCAATGGCCGGTTAACACCGGCCATCATTATTTTTACCCTTGAACAACGAGTAAATCATTTCCCTGTAAACGTTCAGCTAACCCGCTATGACGTTCTGTTGGAGTAGCAATAGCCGATAGCAGAATATTCTCATTGGCAAACAGCGTCAGTTTCTGACGTGCTCTGGTAATTGCGGTATACACCAGTTCCCGACTAAGCAAAGGCGTAAAGGTATCCGGCAGTACCAGTACCGTATGGTCAAACTCCGAGCCCTGAGATTTATGTACTGTCATCACATAAGCGGTTTCACAATCAGGCAACCGACTTGGTTGTATTGCTTTTAACGAACCATCAGGAAGTTGAAAATAAACCCTCATCTCCCCCTCTGAGGTCATTAACGCGATACCAATATCTCCGTTATACAAACCCAGCGAGCTGTCATTGCGATTAATCATGACTGGACGTCCCGGATACCAGAGTCCGGTACTATCACCTGATTTGTTAATTAAGCGCTTACTTTGCAGCGCTTGTTCAATCCGAATATTTAGTCCTTCAACGCCAAAAGGCCCACTGCGTAATGCACACAACAAACGGAACTGGTTAAATTGCGCCAGAATATTCTGAGGCTGACCAGATTTAATCTGACTGAGATAGTCCCGGTAGCCATCAACGCATACGTCCAACAGATGTAAATAATCCTCTGGAGTTTTAACCGAAAACCAGCCTAAATCATCATAATCATGACTAAAACAACCAATAGCAGCTCGCCCTTCACCCTGATTAACCGCCAATGCCAATTGACCAATACCTGAGTGTTGGTGGAAACGATAGCTCTTCTTCAAAAGACATAAATTGTCTCTGACAGCTACCGCTTGCGGTAAATCCACTGGTGAAATATCAAAACCGGTCAGGCTTGATAGCTCACCGGCACGCTGTCGACTGTAGCCTTGTTCTGCAAATCGGCAAATATCCCCCAAAACTGCACCCGCCTCGACGGAAGCCAGTTGGTCCCGATCCCCGAGCAGAATCAGGCGAGCATGCTCAGGCAAAGCTTCTATCAAACGCGCCATCATCGGCAAGTCGACCATTGAAGCCTCGTCCACAATCAGCACATCAAGATGTAGAGGGTTATCTTTGTGATAGCGTAAACGACGACTGTTAGACTGAACCCCTAACAAACGATGAAGCGTGGAGGCCTCGTTTGGCATCTGCTGGCGCCAACTATCTGCCAGTTGTAATCCCTGAATCGCTTGTCCTAACGATTCGGTTAACCGTGCTGCGGCTTTTCCCGTTGGTGCCGACAGTGCGATACGTAAGCGCTTCTCCCCGGCAAGCTGCAACAGCACTGCCAGTAATCTTGCAACCGTTGTCGTTTTCCCGGTTCCCGGTCCG from Limnobaculum xujianqingii encodes:
- a CDS encoding siderophore ABC transporter substrate-binding protein, with the translated sequence MATATLAGCDQKSSTSDAITPATTQAPVQPIVEPETNTIKVDHPQGTTEVHKNPNNVVTFDFGTLDTLDALGVTSIRALPTKSIPSYLSKYANNSMINAGNMKQPDLEAIKQLSPELIIITGRQGKSYESLNQIAPTLNLSLNNKLYLDSFKKNVLTLGQIFGKTEQAENGLAVLDKKIAESRKKAEASGQSAIVLVHYNGKLSASATNGYATIIHQVLGIKKADINLGEERQAGTPDYLLEKNPDIIFIVDRNEAIGEGKIDRSLMEDEKIKQTNAFRKGKIVYLKPDLWYLSGGGLESLSLQIDEVNTAIQ
- the argA gene encoding amino-acid N-acetyltransferase; this translates as MMKERSTELVEGFRHSVPYINAHRGKTFVIMLGGEAIEHDNFGNIISDIGLLHSLGIQLVVVYGARPQIDANLAVHNKPSVYHKHTRVTDAESLELVKQAAGRLQLDITARLSMSLNNTPLQGAHINVVSGNFVISQPLGVDDGIDYCHSGRIRRIDEEAIQRQLSSGAIVLLGPVAVSVTGESFNLTSEEVATQLAIKLKAEKMIGFCSSQGVEDEKGKILPELFPNDAQTYLDQHESQGDYNSGTVRFLRGAIKACRSGVRRCHLISYQESGALLQELFSRDGIGTQIVMESAEQVRRATIRDIGGILELIRPLEQQGILVRRSREQLEMEIDKFTIIERDNMTIACAALYPFPEEKIGEMACVAVHPNYRSSLRGEILLEKISGQARLMGLEKLFVLTTHSIHWFQERGFMPADIDVLPMKKQALYNYQRRSKILVTPV
- the recD gene encoding exodeoxyribonuclease V subunit alpha; the encoded protein is MFSLLQKAVDASLLRPLDIQLARLLAGDNPCLALLIANLSAETGAGHVCLFLRHFNQVTLFDGRHTELAAEVWHKAGNPQFADLILALESAPAVTNGDIPAPLVLQHDRLYLQRMWRDEGLIASFFLHQSDMSDSLTQQATDVLRPVLDKYFPPSTDDINWQKVAAAVAVTRQVSIISGGPGTGKTTTVARLLAVLLQLAGEKRLRIALSAPTGKAAARLTESLGQAIQGLQLADSWRQQMPNEASTLHRLLGVQSNSRRLRYHKDNPLHLDVLIVDEASMVDLPMMARLIEALPEHARLILLGDRDQLASVEAGAVLGDICRFAEQGYSRQRAGELSSLTGFDISPVDLPQAVAVRDNLCLLKKSYRFHQHSGIGQLALAVNQGEGRAAIGCFSHDYDDLGWFSVKTPEDYLHLLDVCVDGYRDYLSQIKSGQPQNILAQFNQFRLLCALRSGPFGVEGLNIRIEQALQSKRLINKSGDSTGLWYPGRPVMINRNDSSLGLYNGDIGIALMTSEGEMRVYFQLPDGSLKAIQPSRLPDCETAYVMTVHKSQGSEFDHTVLVLPDTFTPLLSRELVYTAITRARQKLTLFANENILLSAIATPTERHSGLAERLQGNDLLVVQG